Proteins encoded within one genomic window of Leptolyngbyaceae cyanobacterium:
- a CDS encoding GPW/gp25 family protein — MNIDYPFHFDIRGRTADTNGDEHIRDLIEQVLFTSPGERVNRPTFGSGVLQLIFAPNNDALAAAGQLTIQGALQQWLGDLILVEAVNVQSEDAALRVVVQYIVRKSQQRQVASFSRGGF, encoded by the coding sequence ATGAATATAGATTATCCTTTTCATTTTGATATTCGCGGGCGAACTGCCGATACTAATGGGGATGAACATATTCGGGATTTAATCGAGCAAGTGCTCTTTACTTCTCCCGGAGAAAGGGTAAATCGTCCTACGTTTGGTAGTGGGGTTTTGCAGTTAATTTTTGCTCCGAATAATGATGCTTTGGCGGCGGCTGGTCAACTCACGATTCAAGGGGCTTTGCAACAGTGGTTGGGAGATTTGATTTTAGTGGAAGCGGTGAATGTTCAAAGTGAGGATGCAGCGTTGCGGGTGGTCGTTCAATACATTGTTCGGAAGTCTCAACAACGACAAGTGGCAAGTTTTTCTAGGGGTGGGTTTTAG
- a CDS encoding PAAR-like protein: MPGFLLHQGATVLCSHGGQAQPVVPNPRVKVSGQPIVTQAGIYTVAGCSFPPPPAANGPCVTAQWVMGATRVRAGGVPVLLQDSQAICAPTGTPLTIALTQVRVRGM; encoded by the coding sequence ATGCCTGGATTTCTCCTGCATCAAGGGGCAACGGTGTTGTGCAGTCATGGGGGACAAGCCCAACCAGTTGTACCAAATCCTAGAGTAAAAGTGAGCGGACAACCGATCGTAACGCAAGCTGGTATTTATACGGTGGCGGGTTGTAGCTTTCCGCCACCTCCGGCAGCAAATGGCCCTTGCGTAACCGCTCAGTGGGTGATGGGGGCGACGCGAGTTCGGGCTGGGGGAGTGCCTGTTTTATTGCAAGATTCGCAAGCTATTTGTGCGCCTACGGGTACTCCTTTAACGATCGCTTTAACTCAGGTGCGCGTTCGGGGAATGTAA
- a CDS encoding LysM domain-containing protein translates to MFAPNSRYYNIPTTTLKVTDSAGINREIRYLRRRFIPESESAITLVEHSVIQGDRLDNITARYLGDPTQFWRLCDTNKVLNSQELTEEIGRIIKIALPFS, encoded by the coding sequence ATGTTTGCTCCTAACAGTCGTTATTACAACATTCCTACTACAACTTTAAAAGTAACGGATAGCGCCGGAATCAATCGGGAAATTCGCTACTTGCGACGACGATTTATTCCTGAATCTGAATCGGCTATAACTTTAGTCGAACATTCGGTGATTCAGGGCGATCGCTTAGATAATATCACCGCACGTTATTTAGGCGATCCGACACAATTCTGGCGGTTATGCGATACCAATAAGGTGTTAAATTCCCAGGAATTAACTGAAGAAATTGGTCGCATAATTAAGATTGCTTTGCCTTTTTCATAA
- a CDS encoding phage baseplate assembly protein V, whose translation MNNNGTFYGKYRGTVTDNKDPLMMGRIKAKVPDVMGDLESGWAMPCAPFGGNGMGFFALPGEGAGVWIEFERGDPDYPIWSGCWWGSVAEVPPVLLAPPYKKLMLKTEGGHTIVLDDTPGVGGITIETSTGQKISLKATGIEIDNGLGGSIKLTGPQVSINNGALEVT comes from the coding sequence ATGAACAACAATGGTACTTTTTACGGAAAATATCGCGGCACTGTCACCGACAACAAAGACCCGTTGATGATGGGGCGAATTAAAGCAAAAGTCCCTGACGTGATGGGTGACTTGGAAAGTGGTTGGGCGATGCCTTGTGCGCCTTTTGGCGGTAACGGGATGGGCTTCTTTGCCTTGCCAGGAGAGGGGGCGGGAGTTTGGATTGAATTTGAACGCGGCGATCCTGATTATCCAATTTGGTCGGGATGCTGGTGGGGTTCTGTGGCAGAAGTGCCGCCCGTGTTGCTGGCACCTCCTTATAAGAAGTTGATGTTGAAAACGGAAGGCGGTCATACGATCGTCCTCGATGATACGCCGGGAGTTGGAGGCATCACCATCGAAACTTCTACGGGACAAAAGATTTCACTGAAAGCAACGGGTATCGAAATTGACAACGGACTAGGAGGCAGCATTAAACTAACTGGGCCGCAAGTATCGATTAATAATGGGGCGCTGGAGGTAACTTAA
- a CDS encoding DUF4157 domain-containing protein, with protein sequence MKTRSQFPIKPISKPSLTPGKPGFIQRKCACGNSANLTGKCNKCQNKRLSLQRYSTNQTKPDEIPPIVQEVLRSSGQPLDENTRTFMETRFDYNFRPVRVHTDLRAAESARAVNALAYTVGKNIVFAPRQYQPETSSGKRLLAHELTHTIQQQMGNVTLLQKFSMTDEDEDSLEKEAEQLADETEITELKEKQPTSKIILPRKIFTDNSRRWVSPSPGFRVKSGSVVVDTLLKYKKYYADRTATRYYVGIYGTAKNGEEINGQKEWDVGKEGKSIFNVPAGQYQIEVGVYNGIIDDPFYLEVSITWRS encoded by the coding sequence ATGAAAACGCGATCGCAATTTCCAATTAAACCCATATCTAAACCATCTTTAACACCTGGAAAACCCGGATTTATACAACGCAAATGTGCCTGTGGAAATTCAGCTAATTTAACGGGAAAGTGTAACAAATGCCAGAACAAAAGGCTGAGTTTGCAGCGTTATTCTACCAATCAAACTAAACCTGATGAAATACCGCCGATCGTGCAGGAAGTTTTGCGATCGTCCGGGCAACCTTTAGATGAAAATACCCGTACTTTCATGGAAACGCGCTTTGACTACAATTTTAGACCAGTGCGAGTGCATACAGATTTAAGAGCAGCAGAATCAGCACGAGCAGTAAATGCACTAGCTTATACAGTCGGAAAAAATATCGTGTTTGCACCAAGGCAATATCAACCAGAGACAAGTTCAGGAAAGCGGCTGTTAGCACACGAATTAACACATACCATACAGCAACAGATGGGAAATGTAACCCTTCTCCAGAAGTTCTCTATGACTGATGAGGATGAAGATAGCCTTGAAAAAGAAGCCGAACAACTAGCAGATGAAACAGAGATAACAGAATTAAAAGAAAAGCAACCAACATCAAAAATAATTTTGCCCCGAAAAATCTTTACCGATAATTCACGGCGTTGGGTATCGCCCAGTCCTGGCTTCCGCGTAAAGAGTGGAAGCGTGGTTGTTGATACGCTACTCAAATACAAGAAATATTATGCAGATAGAACTGCTACTCGCTACTATGTGGGAATTTACGGTACTGCCAAAAATGGTGAGGAAATAAATGGCCAAAAAGAATGGGATGTCGGTAAAGAAGGAAAGTCAATATTTAATGTTCCGGCTGGTCAGTATCAGATAGAAGTTGGTGTTTACAACGGCATAATAGACGATCCTTTTTATTTGGAAGTATCCATTACTTGGCGTTCTTAA
- a CDS encoding DUF4157 domain-containing protein: MSKCLRSANEARSLNQTLPSATPIRSGLLQRKCACGNSTSLTGKCSECEKKRLPLQRRPTDRAEGSPVAPIVHEVLNSPGQPLDPDTRIFMESRFGHDFSQVRVHTDAKAARSAQTIQALAYTVKPDIVFGLGQYAPQTIEGSRLLAHELVHIVQQTANSHANTPQPKEFFISNSSDNSERVADQVANEITQPKTTSYNLPLRLLQTGFSPYQIQRQPTGIENSNSLNETAESIDNEGMEIAGEELGKGDMDLSCHYRLGCPISVDCEGKRACGVASCGTGECRSSLCPPNFKNVIFKAWCQYDCLPSGAAFLFITRFGNVIVGPFCLD, translated from the coding sequence ATGAGTAAGTGTTTGCGAAGTGCGAATGAAGCCCGATCGCTAAATCAAACCCTACCCTCTGCTACACCTATTCGCAGCGGATTATTACAACGCAAATGTGCTTGTGGAAATTCGACTAGTTTGACGGGAAAGTGTAGTGAATGCGAGAAAAAACGACTGCCTTTGCAGCGTCGTCCTACCGATCGAGCCGAAGGTTCTCCAGTAGCGCCGATCGTCCATGAAGTGTTGAATTCGCCAGGTCAACCATTAGACCCAGATACGCGCATATTCATGGAATCCCGCTTCGGACATGATTTTAGTCAGGTGCGGGTGCATACAGATGCGAAGGCAGCACGATCGGCACAGACAATTCAAGCGTTAGCATATACAGTCAAGCCGGATATCGTGTTTGGTTTAGGACAATATGCACCACAGACAATAGAGGGAAGCCGACTGTTAGCACATGAATTAGTACATATAGTGCAGCAAACAGCCAATTCTCATGCCAATACACCTCAGCCAAAAGAATTTTTTATTAGCAATTCTTCCGATAATTCCGAACGAGTAGCCGACCAAGTTGCTAATGAAATCACCCAACCAAAAACTACATCCTACAATCTGCCTTTACGATTACTTCAGACAGGTTTTTCCCCCTATCAAATCCAGCGACAACCGACAGGTATAGAAAACAGCAATTCTCTGAATGAAACAGCAGAATCTATTGATAATGAAGGGATGGAAATTGCAGGCGAAGAACTGGGCAAGGGAGATATGGATTTGTCTTGTCACTATCGTTTAGGTTGTCCTATTTCTGTAGATTGCGAGGGTAAGAGAGCTTGTGGTGTAGCTTCTTGCGGAACGGGAGAATGTAGAAGCTCTTTATGTCCGCCAAATTTTAAAAATGTCATTTTCAAAGCATGGTGTCAATATGATTGTCTGCCATCTGGAGCCGCTTTTCTTTTTATTACTAGGTTTGGCAATGTTATTGTCGGCCCGTTCTGTTTGGATTAG